The following nucleotide sequence is from Triticum dicoccoides isolate Atlit2015 ecotype Zavitan chromosome 7B, WEW_v2.0, whole genome shotgun sequence.
CCTTGGCCGGTGGGAAGAAGGGGGCGTCACGGCTAGCACCGCCCACGTCCGGCCCATCCAAGGTTGTGGCCGACCCGCTCCCTTGTAAAAGGTGGAACCACAGCGAGATGCCGCGGGAGGTCGTTGGGTCACACTTGAAGAAGCGTGAGCTCGATGCATCTCAACAGGCAAAGGTTATTCTAGTTGCTTACTTCTATCCAACATTTTAGCTACCGAATCCCAAGAAAATACCGAGGGTGGGCGAGAAACGCGGATACCGCGGTTACCATAAACTTCCGAGCAAAAACCGCTCAATTTTTTCAAACGTAATTCGGATTCAAATTTTTCTGTGCTAGGAATATATAAGTATTGAGCTCAAGTGTCCGGCCCGTCCAAGACTGTGGCCGACCCGCTCCCTCGTAAAAGGTGGAACCACAGCGAGATGCCGCGGGGGGTCGTTGGGTCACACTTGAAGAAGCGTGAGCTTGATGCATCTCAACAGGCAAAGGTTATTCTAGTTGCTTGCTTCTATCCAACGTTTTGGCTACCGAATCCCAAGAAAATACCGAGGGTGGGCGAGAAACGCGGATACCGCAGTTACCATAAACTTCCGAGCAAAAACCGCTCGATTTTTTCAAACgtaatttgaattcaaatttttctGTGCTAGGAATATATAAATATTGAGCTCAAGTGGTTCACTAACAAGGTATTGGCGCAGTGGCATGTTCCGGTCGTCCGCACTCTACGTATGTGAGGCCGCGGGTTCGATTTTATAACCTTGAggtttttaaattttatttaaaaaaTTGGTTAAACGAAAAAGAAAACAGCTGTAATGGAAGGTAGTGGGTCTCGAACCAGCGACCTACGGGCTGAGCGGGCATGGGACGACCATATTTGCCAGCAGACCACAACTGCTTCAGTGATAAAATGAGTTTATGTCCTAACTGACTAGGCTGTAgccattcaaattcaaaattttcaaataattCATTTTTTTTGCTCGGTACGCAGCTTTCTCGTAGGTAGCGAGAAACGCGTATACAGGGCGGTATCCGAATTTTCCGCTCGGTACCCAAAACCATGCTTCTATCTATGTACTGTACTAGCTAACCAGCTCTCACTTATCTACGTATTGACATATGTATTGTACTGTACTTCTATGTACTGTACTGTACTTCCATGCCAATTTCTCTTAATAaagttatttttagtaagaatgactccgcgacgaagataccatgcaaaatgatactcccttcgtaaactaatataagagcatttagaacactaaagtagtgatctaaacgctcgtatattagtttacagagggagtatatgttaaATTATGAAGAAATATTAAGCCCATGTAGGCACACATGTTGGTTAGACGTCCATATGTAATCCAAGATTCAGCTTTAACCATTAATTTGACTAACAAGATGTGGGTTATTTGCCGGCGTGGGTTAGCAGTCAAAATATCAGAGTTAGTGGAGTAGCAAGTCATATGTATTTACAGAAGAGTAAAATACACCAGGGGTCCTAAAACTATTTGAGGGGTGCCGAGTTGGTCCTAATTCTAATACTATGAAATGCATATCTGGATCCTAAAAAGTTTTCCAAGTGTGTCACCCACAGTCCTATCCGCGCGACATCAACTTTGACTTGCACGGGCGGTAGGTTGACTACTGTTATGTGGCACCTTTTTGCACGACCCTCCTCCTTGCACACATGCTTGGACAAAGAACCATATGGTAACTTTGAATAAAATGAAGCTGAAAGGACATGTCTCCACAAACAAAACGAGTGCGAAGAAGAGGAGTATAAGGAGGTCGATCGTACTTGGACAAAGAACAAGGGCTTGTCAACCACGACTTTGATATAGCCGGCTTCACATAATAGTTCCTCGATGCATGGGTATGGGGGCCGCGGTGATGGATTTCCAAACTCTTCCAGCCCCACGTCGGCCAATGCTTCCACGAACACCACTCCCTCTCCGGTGCAGTCCACCACCAGCTTGTTAGTGGGGAGAATCTCTCTCAACCGACCGGCCATGGGGTAGTAGTACACCAGAGCCTCCGCGAAGCCAATGCTTCCACGAACACCACTCCCTCTCCGGGTGCAGTCCACCGTCGTCGTTGGATGGCCGCCTGGTCGGCAGCGGAAGAACTCGACCCCAAAAGAGTAGACTCGTAGGTCATAACAGTCATCGACGTCGGAGAGGACTTTGGTCTCGCATGGTGTTGGCCGTGCCGGCGCCACCAGCTCGGGCAAACTCCGGCGTGCGGTGAACTTCACCATTGTGGTCCTACCCTTGGGTGCTTGTGACCTTGTGTTGTACTGTACCTCCACTAACTCTGATATTTTGGTTCATTCATGTATCtctctatatatatacatatacacacATAGAGATGCTTGACGGGTAGAAATGATATACTCCTACATCTCTTGGTCTCGGAGGATAAGAAGAGAGCTTTTtgtttcacatgtcatagcacgtGAAGATGCTGTTTGTACACATGTGCCGGGAGTGTGTGCAACTGGATCACTCGGAAGAAACAAAAGACTGCAAATGGAGAAACTCGATTCATGGCACCCGTATCACACGTTTATCCAAGCTTTGTCATTATCGCCTAATCTCATGAGTCCCCGGCATGCACATTCACCTGACCAATTACTtcgctagtttttttttttttttgaggcgtGCAACCTCGCTAGCTTATGCGAGACCTGTGGTATTTACTACTCAACACTCAGTGCGGCAGATTGCTCACCCTGTGAGCTTGGCCGGGCCATTTGCAcagttttttttgtaattttcgatttttttttcaatttgtgTTCATTCTTTggttttccttttcccttttctttgatTTATTTTCTCAGTTATAAACATAATTTTGAAATATATTTAGAGTGCaccatgaacattttcttaaaaccTGGCAAACATTTTTCAACACGTGATGTACATTTTGAAGTACATGGTGAACTTTTCTCAAAAAATTGTCGGTGCAAACTTTGAAGGCAATCACGCATTCTCAGACAATGCTTGTGCTATtccaaaaatattaacaaatttaaGTAAAAATTTCATGTAAATTCAGAAGAATGCAACACCTTCTTTAAAAGATTCTTCATATAATTTTAAAATAATCACATTTTTCTTAATAAAATGCTTGTGTTTCAAGTAAAAACACAAGAGCAAACACGAGAAATTGCTAAAACATGTAGGAGGGGTGCTCTATGACAAACAACACGCAACGGCCGAACATGGCCGTCCTATGATGGACGTGACTATGCATTTGGGCAACTATTCGTCGTAGTGAGCGCCAAATAAGATGTCTCTAGACTTATTCAAGTTACCATGGACAAAGCTTGAATTATGTCAAAGCCAGAATCCAATACACACAGACCCATCTAGTAGGAAACTTTGAAATCATTAGTTAATGTGTACCCCTTGCAAAGGTCACTCGGACATTCTCTGGTAATGACAAGTGATGCATCACATATGTGCCAATTATTGCAATTAGGGAGTTTTTGTGGGCTTTATTTTCCCAAACGAAGGGGTGGGTGGGTTTATTTGTGCTTTTTAtagatttgatttttttaaatgatttATCTCTTGAACCGTGCGTCCAAATTATGAACCATTTTCACCTTTGCACTCCTCGCGTCGAAATCTCAAAAATTGATACTATGTTCATAGATCTTGTCAAACTTTTAAGGATGAAATATGTGCTCCACAACTGTAATAACTCGCGCTTCAAATACGGTTATGCTTTCATGTGAGAAGCACAATTGTGCTTTACTTGGGGAAGCATAAAGGTCACTCAGACCTTCTCTGGTGATGAAAAGTAGCGCACAGGATATGTGCCAGTTGTTGCAATTAAGTATTTTCTGTTGGATTTCCCCCCACGCATAGGGAGAGATGGGTGGGTTTATTTGTGCTTTTCATAGATTCTTTTTACGAAACTATTTATCTCTTTAATCGTGTTTCCAAATTACAAACCATCTCCACCTCTGCACTCCTCGCGTCTGAGTTCTCAAAaacatcccatgttgatatgttttgacaaAATTTTATGGGTGAAGTATGTGCTCTAAAACACTATATGAACCCTTGCTTCAAAACAACACTCATTGTGCTTCAGTTTTAGGGGAGCATAGTTGTACTTTCATGCGAGAAGCAGTAGTGTTCTTCACCTTTGGGGGAAGTATGCAGAAGTACAACTGTTGCTTCATGCAAGGGCATTTGTGCTTCAATTTCTGGGGAAGCACAGTGTGCTTTCACGCAAAAAGCATAACTATACTTCATGTTGAAGCACACACTCATGTTAGATGTACAAAAATGATGAGAAAAAACCAAAAATGAAATACCAAACAAATCAGAAAAACCAAAAGAAAGACAAAAAATTGTGCTGATGAAAACACCCGTTGTGCGACACATCGAGGCGCTGGAGCATGCCACATGGCGCACCGGGGCGCTCCGCCCTCGTACGCCTCGCTCACTACCAGGACGCCGAGTTTTCGATGCAAGCACTTTGCAAGGGGTAGCCCTCGAATAGTAGCTTCCAAGAAGTTGCTAATCTTCGCTCATAGCAAAGAATACATGTTATAATGAATGGAACAATGAtatatgggccggcccatgtagtaGTTTATTTATTACATATGTTTCTTATTTTTTGTTGATTTTTATGTTTTGTTTCCTTTTCCTAAGGTTGGTAGTGTTGTTCTTTTGTTCATTTCAGTTTCTCTGTGTTTTCTCATTCCTTTTCATTTTTTAATATGAGAAATATTTTTAATTTATGAAAATTCATATAGAAAATTCAAATAAATTGAGAAATTTTTAGACACATGCATTTTTAGCATATGAAGGCTTTTTTCCGTACATAATGAATAAATAATTTTAAAAATGTATGTACATTTTCCATACAATATTTCAGAAATATATTGGAATTAAAATGTTTGAATACATAAAAATAATTTTacctaaataaaaaaaggaaggcgaaTACCGACAAGACATTTATACCAACACAGCCAACAAACCGGGAGCTCCTATTGGGCGCTACAGACGCCATAATTCCTCCCTGGCGCCTACTACAGTACCCAGTTGGGCGGCCCACGAAACGCACACAACATCAGAAAACATATATcgaaaaaaactgaaaaaataatAGTTCTCTCCAGGTTTCAAACTGGCACAGTTGCAATAACTTACGTGTTCACTGACCACTCGAGCTACCTGCCATTAGTGATAGATAATAGCGCCAATTAGTACATAATAACAATGTTGCCGTGCTGTTTTATTGCACAGAACTGTAGTGATGTATATTTTTTGAATTATCTGACACAAAAAATCGTGAATTAGAAAAGGTTCatatattttaaaaaaagttcgtcAATTTTCAGAAAAGTTCGCCAACTTAaaagaaagttcatcaaattttaaaaatgttcgtgtattgaaaaaagttcatcaaaattggaaaaagttcacggattttcaAAGAAGTTCATTAAACTTGAAAAGCAAATGATAGAATTTGAAAAATAAGTTCatggatttttgaaaaaaattcattgaatgtttaaaaaagttcacaaattttgagaaaagttcatcgattgGCTGCTGGTACTGTCTTCCTCGTCGCCGTGCGCAGAAACATCCGTCGGGCTCCGGTGGTAGCTGCCACATTTGCTGGTTGCAGCAAAAAAAAAGGCCCCGTCATTGCCGGAAGTAGCTGTCGTTCTCGCCGGTTGGAGCAAAAGCACAGCCGCCGTCGCCGTTGGTGGCTGCTGCCGCTGTGGCCAGTTCTAGCATGGGCTGTCTGGTTGCAGCAAAAACCATGAGTGGTTCCGGGGGTGTTTGATGGCTGCTCTGGCGTTTCCTCTCGCCGCGGCCACATCCACCTACCACCGTCACCACCGCTGCCGACGGGCACTCCCGCAcctaccaccgccgccgccgccatgctcgCGCCTACCGCTGCTCCTCACCACCACAGCACGCGCGCACACGGTCGCCCCCGTATTCCCATTGACATCTCCCCGCAAAGCCGCGGATGAAGAGACGCCTCAGATTTTCAGATCTAAGCGTCCCTGCGTGCGTCGGGAGTATCTCAGCAGAGGAGAAGGCGATGGAGGAGAGCCACCGCATGTGGATGGAGAGGATGATGCGAAGTCCAGGGCGTGGAGACACCCAGAAGAAGCTGGTGACGCGGATCTGCGTCGAGGCGACAGAGGAGGAGATGGCCAGGATGATCCCCATGGATTCCTCCTCCCCGGAAGAAGTGATTTCCTGGGCGAGGGCAGAGATGCACTCGCACATTCCAGAGCAGAGGGCGAAGTGGCGAGCGTTCTGGTCGCTGCAGAGCTGATCTCGCCAGCGAGAAGCCATGGCTCCACCCCACCATTGGAGCGGAGGATTTTTGCCTCGAATCAGAATCAGAGGTTTGAATTCGCCACCCCGCTTCGGTGGGCTGGAGAACAAAACAGGCGCTGTCTCAACTTCTTTGCAAAAATCGACCCTCCTGATCGTGCAATCAGGGTAAGGAAGCGTCATTATCTGAAATCGAGCGCAACTGAAAAAGGAATTTCTCCTGATCCTGCTACGGAGAATGACAACCAATGCCCACAAAGCATTATCAGCAGGAGGGGGGTGGAAAAGCTTGCTGACATGGAAAGGGGGAGGGGCGTGGAAGACAACCTGGCCTCACGCGAGCACCAGGGGCAGTTGTGGGAGCAGGATATTAACCCCGATCCCCACCCTCTCCTAGTCTGGATCCGGAGAGACCAAACCCTACCCCGCTCGAGCGCCGCCGCCGACTGCCACCCAGCGTCAGAGAACGATTCCGCCACCCTCCTATACACCACCATCAGAGGAGTCGATCCAAGCTGTGTGAAGAAATCGGAGCCATGGTTGAAGCGCAAGGGAGAGGGCGCGAGCGGGGAAGAGGAGGGAACCCTTGAAGCAACAAACAGGGGGGGCAAACATCAGGGGATCTTGGAGCTCCACCCCCAAGTAATTGGCCCCAGTTTGATCCCCAATATGGTCCTCCTCCCCCCCAATTCCAATTCGGCTTTGGCTTCCCTGGAGGACCCCAGATCCCACCCCCTTGGTACCAGGGAGAATTCTTCCCTCCCCCGTAGATGAATCAGTGGAGAGGCCCCCTGGTGTCTAGGGTGGTGGACAAAACCAAGATTCAGGTCCCTGTGATAGAAAGTTTAGTAATCAgcaacagaaggggcaacaagggcaGAATCCTAGAAAACAAGGCAACTCAAGATTAGATCATAAGCAGCAAAAATCTGGCCAGGAGCAAGGTTTCAGTTCCTCTATGAGTGGCAACCAGCAAAAGAAAGGGAGAAACATGACCAAAGCAAAGCAACCCCTCAACAAGTTGGATGATCTGAATGCTACAGAGTATGCAGATATCATCTGCTATAGTTGTGGAGAACCTAGACACCACAAGACCAACTGCCCAAAACCACCTGCCTGCTTCATATGCAAAGTGGTGACACACAAGGTGGAGGACTGTCCAGTAAGGAAGAAGCCAAGAAATCCAGCAAAATTTGTTGGCAGTGGGGCCCCTGGACTTGGATACCACCAGATTGATGTCCCTGATGTGAATGAACAACACATTGGAGTTAAGAGGAATATAGGAATTGTCTATGTAGAGCCAGGACAGGTCACAAAGAAGGAACTGGCCCACAACTTCTCACTGATTTACAAGACCAATTGGCCATGGAAGATAAGAGTACTTGATGATTGGACTTTTTTGGTCAAATTCTGACCTCACATCCCAGTTGAGAGTGTAGCCAGATATCCTCTTTTTGAATTGCCTGAGTTAGAAGGAGTCACAGTGAATGTAGAAGTGTGGAAAGGGGTACTAGAACACCACAGTGAACTGCAAAAGGTATGGCTTCAGCTGGATGGGGTTGCACCAGCCTGGGCTGAATGGGCAGTATTGGAGCAATTTGCATGTGTGTTTGGAACCCTGATTGATGTTGATTGGCAAGGGAATTTCAAGTCATTCTTTGAGGTGGTCAGGATCAAGATCAAATGTAAAGATCACACCAAAATACCCCCTGAAAGGTTGTTTGGCGTAGGTGACAAGCTGTTCAGGATTGGGATTACTGTAGAACCACCATAATATGACCCAGAGCTAGATGACCTGTTGGAAGATGAACTAGCTGACAATGCTAATGGTAACATGTTAGAGAAGGATAACATGGAGGAAGAGAGTACCAATAGAGAGAAAGGAAACATTGGATGAGGTTCCACTCCCTCCATCCAAAGTAACAAATCTGCCAACAGTGCCTCAAGCCAGAACTCAAAACAGAAAGTAGTTGACTACTGAAGCAACTAGAAGACTCAATTAGCATGGAGCAGAGCTACAACATCCTGCAAGGAATGAAACttgaagaggatgaggatgagATGGAAGATCTGCTAACTGAACATGGGAATGCAACAGATAGAGATGGAGAAGAGGTGATTTTCAGCCCCCAGTTTGAACCAGAAAATGGCCCCAACCCTCAGCCTCCTACTGATGAGACAGTAATTCAGCATGGGCAAAAAGAGGGGAAAACAAATGGGGCCCAGTTCAAGCATTCAGGAAAAGCAGCAGGGTTGAAGTGGGAGGCAGAACCATGCTGGAGATTGCAATCAACATTAAGAAGGTGCATAGCTTAGAAGCCACAAAGAATGACACCAAAGGTACCATTGTTAAAAACTCATTTGAGCTTTTTAGTAACCCTAATTTCCTAGAAGTAGCTAAGAAGATAGGAATAAAGGTAGATACTAGTTACAATTCCACTGTAGAAGCTAGTTCTTTCAGCTCTCTGCCTTTTTCTGAAGGACAAAATGCAGGTGAATTTGAGCAATTTAATGCTGGTTTGAATAGTAGTGCTATTGATAAGCAAAAAAGTAAGATGGATGTATTTTACAATATGACCCAACTAGTAGAGAAGCCCGAAGGGCCCCCAGATATTAGTAGTCTACTTGATTACCCTAGACTCACAAAAAAACCTGGGCAAAGGAGCCTGGAGGGCTCCCTACCCAAAAAGAACTCATAGATTATGGTAGTACCCCTTCAGAGTTCAATGTGATCCCTGCTCAAATACTCTGTCTCATGCAATCTAGTGCATAAGACAAGTGAAAAAACCTTTAGGTTCAGAGCAGTCTATGGATCACCATATGAGGAGGGCAAGGATGAATTCATCTCTGAACTCCATACTATGTTCATTGATGACCACCCACCCACTATTATAGGGGGGACTTCAATTTAGTTAGATATCAGAAAGATAAGAACAATGGGAGGATTAACCATAGCTGGAGTGACAAATTCAATGCTTGGATAGAAATTTGGAGTTTGCTAGAAGTTAAGATGTCTGGGAGACAATTCACCTGGGCAAATAATCAAGATAACTTGGTTATGAGTACCATAGATAGGGTTTTTTGTACCACTGAACTAGATGGAATGTTTCCTTTAAGTAGTTCTCAAGCTCTCCCTAGAACTGGTAGTGATCACACCCCTATCCTGTGGGATTCTGGTGTGGATGGTACCCCAAAAAACTCAAGCTATAAGTTTGAGAAATGGTGGCTACTAAGAGCTGAATTTAAAGAGCTTGTGGAGAAAAATTGGTCTGCTCCTGTCAAATGTACCACCCCCATGGACATCTGGCAGGAAAAAGTGAGAAGGTTTAGAAAGTTTAGTAGAGGATGGAGTAGAAATGTAGATGCTGAGATTAGGAAAGCCAAGCGGGAGTTAGAAGAAGAGTATGATAAAGTTGATATTAAATCAGAAACTGTGCAACTTTCTGAGGTAGAAAATTTAAGAATGAAAGaactcctcttcagactccataACCTTTGGATTGTAGAAGAAGTTAAAGCTAGACAAAGATCCAGGGATAGGGATATCCTTGAAGGAGATAGAAACACTAGGTATTTTCAGGCTGTAGCAAATCAAAGGAGGAGGAAAACACTTATTAATAAGCTGGAAGGTCCTGCTGGCACTGCCACAGATGTCAAAGACATGTGGGGTATAGCCATAGACTACTATAAAGACCTCTTTAAGAAAGAAGATAGAAAGGGTTTTAGAATCAATAATAATTTCTTTGCTGCTGAAGAAAAGGTCAATGACTTAGAAAACCTACAAAAAACTTTCTCTGAAGGAGAAATTAAGGAGGCCATCTTTGGTTCATACTCTGATGGAGCCCCTGGTCTAGATGGTCTATCCTTTATATTCCTCCAAAAAATTTGGGAAGTGATTAAGAAAGATGTGATAGCCATGTTTGATGATTTCCATAAAGGGGAATTGGACATCTATAGGTTAAACTTTGCTGTGTTGACCCTGATCCCAAAGGAGAAAAAGGCTACCAGCATGAAAAAGTTTAGGCCCATTAGTTTGATCAATTGTATCTTTAAGGTGTTTGCCAAAGTACTTACAAATAGATTAGCTATGCTGATGAATAGGCTTACATCTAGTAACCAATCAGCTTTCATAAAAGGGAGATTTATCCTGGAGAGTGTAGTCACAGCACATGAGGTGCTGCACTCCACTGCTAAATCTGGCAACCCAGGTCTAGTATTAAAACTAGACTATGAGAAAGCTTTTGACAAAGTTAACCTAGACTTTCTTATTGAAATCCTAGAAAAAAGAAACTTCaatcccctttgggtgacttggatcAAACAGGTCACACACATGGGATCAGTTGGAGTGAAAATTAATGGAATGGAAGGCAACTACTTCCTTACAGGAAAAGTCCTGAAACAAGGAGACCCCTTGTCCCCCCTTCTCTCTAACTTGGTAGTAGATGTTCTGAGCAAGATGCTCTCCAAGGCAGCTTCTGATAAGCTGATTAGTGGTCTATGTTCTGAGTTAATTCCCAATGGGGTCATCTGCTTACAATATGCAGAGGACACCATCCTTTTCATGGAGAAGGATGAAAACAAAACTAAGAACATGAAGATGGTCCTCACCTGCTTTGAGCAAGtttcaggcatgagaatcaactactcaaaGCTTGAGATCATCCCAATAGAACTTTCTTCTGAAGAAACTAAATCCTTTGCAGATATATTAGGATGTAGAGTAGGGGCTTTCCCAATAAAATATTTGGGAATTCCTTTACGCTATGATAAACTTAGGAGGGAGGATATACAACCCCTGATAGACAAAATCCTCAAAAGGATGTCTGGCTGGAGAGGCAAACTCCTCTCCTATGCTGCTAGGCTGACTTTGATTAAAACCTGTCCGGCTAGCATTCCCATATACCTCCTTTCTTTTTTCAAATTTCCAAAATGGGCTCTAGATATGATCAACAGTCAGATGGCCAATTGTTTGTGGAATTACTTTGAAGGAAATAGAAAAAATCACCTGGCCAACTGGCACCTAGTTTGTATGGGGAAGAAACATGGGGGTTTAGGGGTGCCTAACATCAAAGATGTTAACCTTTGTCTCCTTGGGAGCTGGGTAAGTAGATTCATCAAAGATGAAGGCAAGCTTTGGAAACAAATAGTGGACAAGAAATACATCCACAACTTCCCTAATATCTTTGCTAGTAAACCCCAAAACCCTTCCAGACTTTGGCAAGGGGTCATGTGGGCTGCTAAGGCTTTGAAATTTGGATATAAATGGGTGGTTGGAGATGGACAGAAAATCAGATTTTGGGAAGACATCTGGTTTGGTACATCTCCCCTCTCAGTCCAATTCTGGCCACTTTACACCATCTGTCACCAACAATGCTCTACCATAGCTGAGATCTGGGACAACTATGAGATTAAACTCACCTTTAGGAGGATCTTCACACCTACTATGATGGAGCATTGGTAAGCCCTAGAGCAAATCATTAGGAGTACCCTGCTTCGGGAGGAGGGTGACTCTCTCATTTGGCAATATGAAGCCAAAGGGAAATACACCACTAGTTCACTTTTTAGTATCATCAACTTTAGGGGGGTCCAGCCTGTGTATATACCAGCGATGTGGTCAATAAAAACCCCCACCCAGAGTCCAGGTGTTTTTGTGGCTACTCTCCCACAACAAGCTGATGACGAAAGACAACCTGGCCAAAAGAGGCATAGAAAAA
It contains:
- the LOC119338545 gene encoding acyl transferase 1-like, whose product is MVKFTARRSLPELVAPARPTPCETKVLSDVDDCYDLRVYSFGVEFFRCRPGGHPTTTVDCTRRGSGVRGSIGFAEALVYYYPMAGRLREILPTNKLVVDCTGEGVVFVEALADVGLEEFGNPSPRPPYPCIEELLCEAGYIKVVVDKPLFFVQLPYGSLSKHVCKEEGRAKSCGLLANMVVPCPLSP